In Opitutaceae bacterium TAV5, one genomic interval encodes:
- a CDS encoding competence protein ComF, with the protein MRHVIGHLVRGFADVVFPPRCVACHGLVEQPAAASATAGAAAGPALPLRHVCATCEGRIRRAEPPHCPACGFPYSGEADPENPPLCEHCEGLDPAWTSARTTVLLAGPARALVHELKYHRGQHVLPDIEAIIRGHGYVCDFLRGAALVPVPLHPRKERERGFNQSALLAGCFARATGGEATGTRVAPLLRRVLDTQTQTTLSRAARRANLKNAFALAGGPSINPDQHYILIDDVFTTGSTLNACARVLRRAGVVNLDVVTFGHG; encoded by the coding sequence ATGCGCCATGTGATCGGCCATCTCGTACGCGGCTTCGCCGACGTGGTCTTCCCGCCGCGTTGCGTGGCCTGTCACGGGCTGGTCGAGCAGCCGGCCGCGGCGTCCGCCACCGCCGGAGCCGCCGCCGGCCCGGCGCTGCCGCTGCGCCATGTGTGCGCGACGTGCGAAGGGCGCATCCGCCGCGCGGAGCCGCCGCATTGTCCGGCGTGCGGGTTCCCGTATTCCGGCGAAGCCGACCCGGAGAACCCGCCGCTCTGCGAACATTGCGAGGGGCTTGATCCGGCCTGGACGAGCGCGCGCACCACCGTGCTGCTGGCCGGGCCGGCCCGGGCGCTGGTCCACGAGCTCAAGTACCACCGCGGCCAGCACGTGTTGCCCGACATCGAGGCGATCATTCGCGGGCACGGCTACGTGTGCGATTTCCTGCGCGGGGCCGCGCTCGTGCCGGTGCCGCTGCATCCGCGCAAGGAGCGCGAGCGCGGGTTCAACCAGAGCGCGCTGCTCGCCGGTTGTTTCGCCCGGGCGACCGGAGGCGAGGCGACCGGCACGCGGGTGGCGCCCCTGCTCCGGCGCGTGCTCGACACGCAAACGCAAACCACTCTCTCCCGCGCTGCTCGCCGGGCCAACCTCAAAAACGCATTTGCACTGGCCGGAGGCCCGTCCATAAACCCGGACCAGCATTACATCCTTATTGATGACGTTTTCACAACCGGTTCGACTCTTAACGCCTGCGCCCGTGTCCTGCGACGCGCCGGCGTCGTGAATCTTGACGTTGTCACATTCGGTCACGGCTGA